In the genome of Burkholderia diffusa, one region contains:
- a CDS encoding paraquat-inducible protein A, whose protein sequence is MTKHDPKYHAAGHASACLSSLIACEYCSAVYLRVQLVEGACARCLRCGGLLYRESTLAYLRLLPLVLTALILFVVSVAFPIVELDIRGMRMQATLWGTVEALFLDDMPMMSVVMFATTVLFPLAEMLMMLYLLLPMSLRCVPPGFAHVVRGIRQARLWGMIEVFMLGVLVTLAKISSTAHLLPGLALWSFGALVCVLTTILAFDPRSLWLYVDEAPQQ, encoded by the coding sequence ATGACGAAGCACGACCCGAAATACCACGCTGCCGGCCACGCGTCCGCTTGTCTTTCGAGCCTGATTGCCTGCGAATACTGCTCGGCTGTCTATCTGCGTGTGCAGCTTGTGGAAGGTGCTTGTGCTCGCTGCCTGCGTTGCGGCGGTTTGCTGTACCGAGAGAGCACGCTCGCCTATCTCCGGCTATTGCCCCTCGTGCTGACCGCGCTGATCTTGTTCGTGGTCTCCGTTGCCTTTCCGATCGTCGAACTGGATATCAGAGGCATGCGCATGCAGGCGACGCTTTGGGGCACGGTAGAGGCGCTCTTCTTGGATGACATGCCGATGATGTCCGTTGTGATGTTCGCAACAACGGTCCTGTTTCCCCTGGCCGAGATGCTGATGATGCTCTACCTGTTGCTTCCGATGTCTCTACGCTGTGTGCCGCCGGGTTTCGCGCACGTGGTGCGCGGTATCAGACAGGCACGACTGTGGGGCATGATCGAAGTCTTTATGCTCGGCGTGCTGGTGACGCTGGCCAAGATCTCCAGTACGGCCCATCTACTGCCAGGCCTTGCGCTTTGGTCATTCGGCGCGCTCGTGTGCGTACTGACGACCATTCTTGCATTCGATCCGCGCAGTCTGTGGCTGTATGTGGACGAGGCGCCACAGCAATGA
- a CDS encoding TetR/AcrR family transcriptional regulator, with protein sequence MDNRTRSEISRRKAIEAALVILERDGIGGLTFDSLSRESGISKGGLLHQFRNRHGVLQALLEHQERQFEQIAADYLAKEGQSKKEPNLAAEIAIYREAIDQPNSVARAALAALVDSPSLLENRTSTASARMQALSDEAADLDLSLLRYFAASGIAFHSLLGLTPLDEKMRNRLFDRLQDEQSWRGVQSEPASKRSYRK encoded by the coding sequence ATGGATAACCGGACTCGTTCAGAGATTTCCCGCCGGAAGGCGATTGAGGCAGCGCTTGTCATCCTCGAGAGGGATGGCATTGGCGGACTTACGTTCGATTCGTTGTCGCGTGAAAGCGGTATCAGCAAGGGCGGGTTGCTGCATCAATTCCGCAACAGGCATGGCGTGCTCCAGGCCCTGCTGGAACATCAGGAGCGGCAGTTCGAGCAGATAGCGGCCGACTACTTGGCGAAAGAGGGCCAATCGAAGAAGGAACCCAATCTGGCCGCCGAGATTGCCATCTATCGGGAAGCCATCGATCAGCCGAATTCCGTGGCGAGGGCCGCTCTTGCGGCGCTTGTCGATAGTCCGAGCCTGCTTGAAAACCGGACGTCGACTGCCTCGGCAAGAATGCAGGCACTGAGCGACGAGGCGGCCGACCTCGATTTATCTCTGTTGCGATATTTTGCTGCCAGCGGTATCGCGTTCCACTCTCTGCTGGGGCTTACACCGTTGGATGAAAAGATGCGGAACAGACTCTTCGATCGTCTTCAAGACGAGCAAAGCTGGCGAGGTGTTCAGTCAGAGCCGGCATCGAAGCGGAGCTATCGAAAGTGA
- a CDS encoding DUF3313 domain-containing protein, translating to MSVRNSASLLLAGAAMLAMAACTSVQPLPYSGLASSSQLKENRNDDAAKVPYRYDTPVAWSQYSKVVLDPVTVYRGSDNQFGDMKDADKAALADYMSKTFSEKLSKRFNVTRQAGPNTLRINLTLTGAEKTKPVVGQFMHFDIAGNLYNGVQAVRGGQGAFSGSVSYAVEIHDGSTGRLLEAYVSKQYPNAMNLPAAFGSLSAAKTGLDKGADALVERLR from the coding sequence ATGTCAGTTCGCAACAGCGCCTCGCTTCTCCTGGCCGGCGCCGCCATGCTCGCGATGGCGGCATGCACGAGTGTGCAGCCCCTTCCGTACTCGGGCCTTGCGTCCTCGTCGCAATTGAAAGAGAACCGGAATGACGACGCGGCCAAGGTGCCCTACCGGTATGACACACCGGTGGCCTGGTCCCAATACTCCAAGGTCGTACTGGACCCGGTCACCGTTTATCGGGGCAGCGACAACCAGTTTGGCGACATGAAGGACGCAGACAAGGCGGCGCTCGCCGACTACATGAGCAAGACGTTCTCGGAAAAACTGTCGAAGCGATTCAACGTTACGCGACAGGCAGGCCCCAACACCCTGCGTATCAACCTGACGCTCACCGGCGCCGAAAAGACCAAGCCGGTCGTCGGACAGTTCATGCACTTCGACATCGCTGGCAACCTCTATAACGGCGTGCAGGCGGTGCGTGGAGGCCAGGGCGCATTCAGCGGCTCGGTCTCTTATGCGGTGGAAATCCATGACGGCAGCACCGGCCGCCTGCTGGAAGCATACGTTTCGAAGCAATATCCGAATGCGATGAACTTGCCCGCGGCCTTCGGTTCGTTGAGTGCCGCGAAGACCGGTCTCGACAAGGGAGCGGACGCCCTGGTGGAGCGGCTGCGCTGA
- a CDS encoding paraquat-inducible protein A, whose amino-acid sequence MSMLMPASSDGGGPSQLSDNVTRQSLDDENAPLPVVPTTTSMRLVCCHACGVLSPQSFEGLSCPRCGAALHSRKQDSQARAWAFLIAAMILHVPANLLPIMVTQSIDGTSNATIFSGVVYFWVSGSKGLAILVLIPSMVVPLLKMMALTLLLLSVRFRTTWRIRQQTRLYRLIETIGRWSMLDVFVVALLSSLIRAGALATVTPGAGLMAFSCVVVLTMLASHSFDPRLLWDSLDTNND is encoded by the coding sequence ATGAGCATGCTCATGCCCGCCTCATCCGACGGGGGCGGCCCCTCGCAGCTGTCGGACAACGTGACGCGCCAATCGCTCGACGACGAGAATGCACCGTTGCCCGTCGTGCCCACCACCACATCGATGCGTCTGGTGTGTTGCCACGCCTGTGGCGTGCTCAGTCCACAGTCGTTCGAAGGCCTAAGTTGTCCGCGTTGCGGCGCTGCGCTGCACAGCCGCAAACAGGACAGCCAGGCGCGCGCGTGGGCTTTCCTGATCGCCGCCATGATTCTCCATGTCCCAGCCAACCTGCTGCCCATCATGGTCACCCAATCCATCGACGGCACATCGAACGCCACCATTTTCTCCGGCGTCGTTTATTTCTGGGTCTCCGGCTCGAAAGGGCTCGCCATCCTGGTGCTGATTCCCAGCATGGTGGTGCCGCTGCTCAAGATGATGGCCTTGACATTGCTGCTGCTCTCGGTGCGTTTCCGCACCACTTGGCGCATCCGGCAACAAACCCGGCTGTACCGCCTCATCGAAACAATCGGTCGATGGTCGATGCTCGACGTCTTTGTCGTCGCCTTGCTCAGTTCGCTGATCCGCGCCGGCGCACTAGCCACCGTTACGCCCGGAGCGGGCCTCATGGCTTTTTCATGTGTAGTCGTACTAACCATGCTGGCCTCTCACAGCTTCGATCCCCGCCTGCTGTGGGATTCGCTGGACACAAATAATGACTGA